Part of the Mauremys mutica isolate MM-2020 ecotype Southern chromosome 1, ASM2049712v1, whole genome shotgun sequence genome is shown below.
ttgaatagcatcaaACCTAGAACTAATCCTTGCAGATCCCAACTAGGAACAGCCCCGTCCACTGACCATGGCCCATTAACAATTGCTTTCTTAAATAtagcagcaaagggtcctgtggcaccctatagactaacagacatattggagcatgagatttcgtgggagaatacccataggactctttgctgcttttacagatctagactaacacggctacccctctgatacttgtttctTAGATATGTCAGTTAGTCAGTTTTTAGTCCATTTTATGTGTGCTGTACTGATATTGTATAGTTTATATTTTTATCTGAATGTTTTCTCCTACTAAATCAAATGCTTACAAGAGAGAAGgcatagggatagctcagtggtttgaacattggcctgctaagcccagggttgtgagttcaatctttgaggaggccatctgaggcaaaaattggtcctgctagtgtaggcagggggctggactcaatgacctttcaaggtcccttcccactctaggagattggtataacTATATATGAATCAAAATCTATTGCATCTCCATGGTTCCCTTGTTCAGACAAACATGTATTGTCATTAAAGGCTGTAATCAATTTTATTTGAcaagatctgttttccataaaccatgttattgactggcattaattatattcctagacttttttttaaactaatcccattccagcttttccattgtttcctaatttgtaaaatctatttttaaattttcccttttttaaaaatactttttttttttggttcacctattgcctgattgtgtacttctggttccaatgAGATGTGGTCAGTTCGTAActttggtgttcataactctaagGTTCTCCTGTTGATGCTATTTAACGTCCTCCTTGACTGCTAATGGGCTAGAAAGTATTGCATCATCACATGTGATATGAGTACCTGATATTGCTTCTTTCGGAATACAGAACAAAACTATTTCTTGAACCTTTTCTGTCCAAATGcagcaaaaaaatgtttctagAAGACATCTACCTTTTCTGTGACATTAGCAAGTTTCCTTTCTCCCTACACTGGCCTACACTTTTTCTACGATTTTCTTCTTAATATATATCTTTAacatcccttatcaattttcattTCTTCCAATTTGTATGCTGGCTATAAACTTTACCTTTtccccatttgttatatattgccaccctgcccccccccccaattgctgTCTTTCCTTTGCCACTGAATCGTGTTTTAAGCAAAAACTGTCCGCTTTCTTGACTGTGGAACGATGGCTTTTTGGCTATCTAATACATTCTTCTTAAAGAACTCCCAGTTTTCCATCTCATTTTTCTCTCcaaatttttcctcccaatcGCTTTTTCTGGTagtttgcctcagttttggggaATTAGCCCATCTGAAGCACTAAGGAACTACAGATGCTTCTGGTCAGGAACTGTTCTCTGTCGATTTGAATGGAATCACTTCCAGGCTTTAGTTTGCTCTCCTCTTTTATATGCCACCTGTGacagttgtagctgtcatgcagctgttacaggaggcactatagacagctgcaatccacagggccctgggctggaacccggagtagactcctgatcagacacagcagaagttgacccagactgtggggaagatcactgaggtgagcaaatctgacaataagcgcaggacccaccaaggtagaggaggaactttgtcacacaccctattttttgttttattgttattgttatatttttcttttctctaaactaaacaggcCCAGTCTTTTCAGTCTGTCCACATACGGCAGCCTCCTCCATTTTCACAGACTGCTTCAGAAACCCCCTTTCTATTGGTGATATCCTTTCTAAAGACTGTATGGCCAAAACTGAGTGCATGTCCAGAGCAGGTTCTTTTCCATCCCATTCTTAAGGCATTCTAACATTCTCACTTTTTTGCGACTGCTGTGAAAGAGCAGGTGTTTCCACGGAGCTGCTAACAATGACACCCAGGTCTTTTCCCTGAGGTGTGTTCTAGTTGAGATGTTTCTCACTGGCACATGTCTGGGAAAGGTTTACATTTTTTCCACTCAGATGTTGAACGACTGGGTTAATGGGGAACTCCCTAAAGCATGCATTCTCAAACTTGGGTAACAATGAGGGATAACCAGTATCCACGCTTGTGCTTCCCACTGGTGCCTGTTAAGGTTTCCCAAACAAGACATTTAGGAATTATTGTTATGGTGAGCACCATGCAATATGGAATTGGCATTAGTAGAGTCAGTTGTTCATAATTCATttatctgaataatgaaaatgacattttttggTGTGTGAAGAGCGACCAATCTGCTTCACCCATGAGAACATTCTCCAGTAGTGCATGTACTGGCTCATATTAAtattgtctctccatccaggaATTTGTACTGCGACCATCACCCTAGACCCTGGGCACATATAGGAAGTCAGCAGAACATATAGTACATACATATAATATGTACAGGAGATACCattctgcctcagagttggacaccttctcccctactccatgtcagattccaacacaaccgacttcaccaacccctccaccttcatcctgctgggcattcctggcctggagacagcccatgtctggatctccatccctttctgcaccatgtacgccatagccatcttggggaacttcaccatcctgttcatcgtgaagagggagccgagcctccatgagcccatgtactatttcctctgcatgttGGCCATCACTGACCTGGTCCTGTCCACGGCCACCCTACCCAAAACACTGAGCAtattctggttcaattccagggagatcaatttcagtgcttgcctcacccagatgtacttcgttGCCTGCTTCTTAGTGATGGACTCTGGGATCTTTGTGGCGATGGCTTTTGATCGTTATGTGGCCATCTGTgaccccctgagacattccaccacccTGACTAACCCTTTGGTGGCCAAGATCGGCCTTGCCGTGGTGCTGCGTGGTAGCATGTTCATACTGCCCTATCCTTTCCTGGCGAGGCAGTGGCCATACTGCAGAACAAACATCA
Proteins encoded:
- the LOC123363082 gene encoding olfactory receptor 52R1-like, whose protein sequence is MSDSNTTDFTNPSTFILLGIPGLETAHVWISIPFCTMYAIAILGNFTILFIVKREPSLHEPMYYFLCMLAITDLVLSTATLPKTLSIFWFNSREINFSACLTQMYFVACFLVMDSGIFVAMAFDRYVAICDPLRHSTTLTNPLVAKIGLAVVLRGSMFILPYPFLARQWPYCRTNIIHHSYCEHMAVLKLACADIRVSSYYGLFLSFLVTGLDVSYISVSYIQILRAIFSLPTKEAQLKTFGTCVSHLCVILAFYIPALFSFLTHRFGHNVPLHFHILIANMYILVPPMLNPIIYGVRTRQIRDRVLQLVTHKGMKVFSWCPGSQTELHAEQVGDIGLIPLP